The following proteins are encoded in a genomic region of Magnolia sinica isolate HGM2019 chromosome 1, MsV1, whole genome shotgun sequence:
- the LOC131243613 gene encoding protein kinase PINOID — protein sequence MFEFVPDSDVEIGSETLNSSKSSMSSDSCSSYSRLSFDALEIPSKTTPSPSPDNFLSLKPHRSSDSAWEAIRTAAFRRKAGLSFRDFKLVRRIGSGDIGNVYLCSLHNNNSSRTSSSSEESCFYAMKVVDKEAVALKKKVERAETEKRILRMLDHPFLPTLYAEFEASNFSCVVMEFCSGGDLHTLRHKQQGKRFSLSSARFYAAEVLLALEYLHMLGIIYRDLKPENVLVRSDGHIMLSDFDLSLTSDESNPSLDDSSPPEPPSSSSSTVHCLPHFFRSRKVRTLACNRQFIAEPVNARSRSFVGTHEYVSPEVASGKSHGNAVDWWAFGIFLYELIYGRTPFSGETNEVTLRNIVRKPLNFPGDPVCGSDALARDLISGLLVKDPDRRVGSRRGAAEVKTHPFFKGLNFALIRSCRPPEIPGLRRSRSCYERKKTDRFDYF from the exons ATGTTCGAGTTCGTGCCGGACTCCGACGTCGAAATCGGCTCCGAAACCTTGAATTCCAGCAAAAGCTCCATGAGCAGCGACAGCTGCAGCAGCTACAGCCGCCTATCCTTCGATGCCCTCGAAATCCCGTCGAAAACTACTCCATCTCCATCCCCAGACAACTTCCTCTCGCTGAAGCCCCACCGATCTTCCGATTCCGCATGGGAGGCGATCCGGACCGCTGCTTTCCGCCGCAAGGCCGGCCTGAGCTTCCGGGACTTCAAACTCGTCCGTCGGATCGGGAGTGGTGACATCGGGAACGTCTATCTCTGCTCTCTAcacaacaacaacagcagcaggaCCAGCAGCAGCAGCGAAGAGAGCTGCTTCTATGCGATGAAGGTGGTGGATAAAGAGGCTGTGGCATTGAAGAAGAAAGTCGAAAGAGCAGAGACGGAGAAGAGGATTTTGCGGATGCTCGATCATCCGTTCTTGCCTACGCTTTACGCTGAATTCGAAGCTTCGAATTTCTCTTGCGTCGTGATGGAGTTCTGCTCCGGCGGGGATTTGCATACCCTCCGCCACAAGCAGCAGGGGAAGCGATTCTCTTTGAGCTCTGCAAG GTTCTACGCTGCTGAAGTCCTTCTAGCCCTGGAATACCTCCACATGCTCGGCATCATCTACCGTGATTTAAAGCCCGAGAACGTACTCGTCCGATCGGATGGCCACATAATGCTTTCCGACTTCGATCTCTCCCTCACATCCGACGAATCCAATCCGTCCCTCGACGACTCTTCCCCACCCGAACCCCCCTCATCTTCCTCCTCCACCGTCCATTGCCTCCCACACTTTTTCCGGTCTCGCAAGGTCCGAACCCTTGCCTGCAACCGCCAATTCATAGCTGAGCCCGTGAACGCTCGGTCCCGCTCTTTCGTCGGGACCCACGAGTACGTCTCCCCAGAAGTCGCGTCAGGGAAGTCCCACGGCAATGCCGTTGATTGGTGGGCCTTTGGGATCTTCCTCTACGAGCTCATTTATGGCCGCACGCCCTTCTCTGGAGAGACCAACGAGGTCACGTTGAGGAACATTGTCCGCAAGCCCTTGAATTTTCCGGGAGATCCAGTGTGCGGCTCAGATGCTCTTGCCAGGGACCTGATATCTGGGCTGTTGGTGAAGGATCCGGACAGGAGGGTAGGGTCCAGGCGTGGGGCAGCCGAGGTGAAGACCCATCCCTTCTTCAAAGGTTTGAATTTCGCCCTCATCCGGTCCTGTCGACCGCCTGAAATACCGGGTTTGAGACGGTCGAGAAGCTGTTACGAGAGGAAGAAAACGGACCGGTTCGACTACTTTTAA